One genomic segment of Phyllopteryx taeniolatus isolate TA_2022b chromosome 12, UOR_Ptae_1.2, whole genome shotgun sequence includes these proteins:
- the rab5b gene encoding ras-related protein Rab-5B, producing MSARGSGGRSNGALPQTKICQFKLVLLGDMAVGKSSLVLRFVKGQFDEFQETTIGAAFLAQSVCLDDTTVKFEIWDTAGQERYHSLAPMYYRGAQAAIVVFDITKPESFERAKAWVKELQRQASPNIVIALAGNKADLAEKRLVEYEEAQTYADDTSLLFMETSAKTAMNVNELFLAIAKKMPKTDTQNPTHAARHRGVNLQDPDAHSTRACCGGN from the exons ATGAGCGCTAGAGGGAGTGGCGGGCGCTCCAACGGCGCGCTGCCGCAGACCAAGATCTGCCAGTTCAAGCTTGTGTTGCTGGGTGACATGGCCGTGGGCAAGTCCAGCCTGGTGCTGCGCTTCGTCAAGGGACAGTTTGACGAGTTTCAGGAGACCACCATAGGAG CTGCCTTCCTGGCCCAGTCGGTGTGTTTAGACGACACCACTGTCAAGTTTGAGATCTGGGACACAGCAGGACAGGAGCGTTACCACAGCCTGGCGCCCATGTACTACCGAGGAGCTCAGGCTGCCATTGTGGTTTTTGACATCACCAAGCCG GAAAGCTTTGAGAGGGCCAAAGCCTGGGTGAAGGAGCTGCAGAGGCAGGCCAGTCCCAACATTGTCATTGCTTTGGCGGGCAACAAGGCCGACCTGGCCGAGAAGAGACTAGTAGAATATGAG GAAGCACAGACGTACGCTGACGACACCAGCCTGCTCTTCATGGAAACCTCGGCCAAGACTGCCATGAACGTCAACGAGCTTTTCCTGGCCATCG CGAAAAAGATGCCAAAAACAGACACTCAAAACCCAACGCATGCAGCACGACATAGGGGGGTCAACCTCCAGGACCCTGATGCCCACTCCACCAGAGCTTGCTGTGGCGGAAActag